In one Halosimplex halophilum genomic region, the following are encoded:
- a CDS encoding branched-chain amino acid ABC transporter permease: protein MNIVGELIVLLVNGLQTGAIYVLLAIGLSIILGTLKFVNFAHGALFVIGAYAGLLITQEISISNGRLAEWGYPTIGLEWGFFAALVIVPLFVFVVGLAMERFVARPFYDRPDTDQILVTFGLAIVVQEVIHALIGPRTYGYEVPTSAFGLLPMTGPIPVPLSDVTINVWRLWVIAITAALVIAVYAIVEYTDFGLVVKAGTRDPEMVRLLGIKITRPYLVMFGIGAALAGIAGVVGGPLQNINPEIGMTILVPAFLTVVIGGVGSIKGAVLGGTLIGMVQVTLISLGSVGVGGFTVNFSPWSQVGIYVLAVIVLLTRPQGLLGSEEVSA, encoded by the coding sequence GTGAACATCGTCGGCGAACTCATCGTCCTGCTGGTCAACGGCCTCCAGACGGGCGCGATCTACGTCCTGCTGGCGATCGGGCTGTCGATCATCCTCGGGACGCTCAAGTTCGTCAACTTCGCCCACGGGGCGCTGTTCGTGATCGGCGCCTACGCCGGCCTGCTCATCACACAGGAGATATCGATCTCGAACGGGCGGCTCGCCGAGTGGGGCTACCCCACGATCGGCCTGGAGTGGGGCTTCTTCGCCGCACTCGTCATCGTCCCCCTGTTCGTGTTCGTCGTCGGGCTCGCGATGGAGCGGTTCGTCGCGCGCCCGTTCTACGACCGTCCCGACACCGACCAGATACTGGTCACCTTCGGGCTGGCCATCGTCGTCCAGGAGGTCATCCACGCGCTGATCGGCCCCCGGACCTACGGCTACGAGGTCCCCACCTCGGCGTTCGGGCTCCTGCCGATGACGGGCCCGATCCCCGTTCCGCTCTCGGACGTGACGATCAACGTCTGGCGGCTCTGGGTCATCGCGATCACCGCGGCGCTGGTGATCGCCGTCTACGCCATCGTCGAGTACACCGACTTCGGGCTGGTCGTCAAGGCCGGGACGCGCGACCCCGAGATGGTCCGCCTGCTCGGCATCAAGATCACGCGGCCGTACCTCGTGATGTTCGGGATCGGCGCGGCGCTGGCGGGGATCGCCGGCGTCGTCGGCGGCCCGCTGCAGAACATCAACCCCGAGATCGGGATGACGATCCTCGTCCCCGCCTTCCTCACCGTCGTCATCGGCGGCGTCGGCTCCATCAAGGGCGCCGTCCTGGGGGGGACGCTCATCGGGATGGTCCAGGTGACGCTCATCTCGCTCGGGAGCGTCGGGGTCGGCGGGTTCACCGTCAACTTCAGCCCCTGGTCGCAGGTCGGCATCTACGTGCTCGCGGTCATCGTCCTGCTGACGCGGCCCCAGGGCCTGCTCGGCTCCGAGGAGGTGAGCGCATGA
- a CDS encoding substrate-binding protein, with protein MKRAGAAGAVGLAGLAGCTEGGGGGGGGGGGDGTDYPSLGNYPIDGDTATFGFNVPQSGPYSSEGEDELRAYELAVDHLNNGGGWVDEWEDLSGDGVLGYEIDYVEGDTATDASTAEQSASRMIDRDGVIMFAGGSSSAVAIAQQGLAQREKVMFTCCLTHSNDTTGGDCVRYSFREMFNAYMTGQALKPVLVDEYGEDLDFYQLYADYSWGQTVQESMRQFMTEAGWNEVDSVATPLDTSDFSSYLSEAQSSEADVLFLDHYGLDGANSLTDAIDAGIDEDMEIVMPLYNRPMAEAASGAIDGIFGTVAWDSQIDNEPSNSFTEFFGEEYDGRVPSGPAQLAYSGTLQYAAAVERAGTFYPPEVIRELEGYEYDNIGMGEETMRACDHQAQRAIPVVRGLPESEQGDGQFFEIVDITAREDVGYGCDEGPAAECELGDYGDE; from the coding sequence ATGAAACGAGCGGGTGCAGCGGGTGCGGTCGGTCTGGCCGGGCTGGCGGGCTGTACGGAGGGCGGTGGCGGCGGCGGTGGCGGTGGGGGCGGTGACGGGACCGACTACCCCTCGCTGGGGAACTACCCGATCGACGGCGACACGGCGACGTTCGGGTTCAACGTCCCCCAGTCGGGGCCGTACTCCTCCGAGGGTGAAGACGAGTTGCGCGCGTACGAACTCGCCGTCGACCACCTCAACAACGGCGGCGGCTGGGTCGACGAGTGGGAGGACCTCTCGGGCGACGGCGTCCTCGGCTACGAGATCGACTACGTCGAGGGCGACACGGCGACGGACGCATCGACCGCCGAGCAGTCGGCCTCGCGGATGATCGACCGCGACGGCGTCATCATGTTCGCGGGCGGCTCCTCCTCGGCGGTGGCGATCGCCCAGCAGGGGCTCGCCCAGCGCGAGAAGGTGATGTTCACCTGCTGTCTGACCCACTCGAACGACACGACCGGCGGCGACTGCGTCCGCTACAGCTTCCGGGAGATGTTCAACGCGTACATGACCGGGCAGGCGCTCAAGCCCGTCCTCGTCGACGAGTACGGGGAGGACCTGGACTTCTACCAGCTGTACGCCGACTACTCGTGGGGCCAGACCGTCCAGGAGTCGATGCGGCAGTTCATGACCGAAGCCGGCTGGAACGAGGTCGACAGCGTCGCGACGCCGCTGGACACCAGCGACTTCTCGTCGTACCTCTCGGAGGCCCAGAGCTCCGAGGCCGACGTACTGTTCCTCGACCACTACGGGCTGGACGGCGCGAACTCGCTGACCGACGCCATCGACGCCGGGATCGACGAGGACATGGAGATCGTGATGCCGCTGTACAACCGCCCGATGGCCGAGGCCGCCAGCGGGGCTATCGACGGGATCTTCGGCACCGTCGCCTGGGACTCCCAGATCGACAACGAGCCGTCGAACTCCTTCACGGAGTTTTTCGGCGAGGAGTACGACGGCCGGGTCCCCTCGGGACCGGCCCAGCTGGCCTACTCCGGGACGCTCCAGTACGCCGCCGCGGTCGAGCGCGCCGGCACGTTCTACCCGCCGGAGGTCATCCGCGAGCTGGAGGGCTACGAGTACGACAACATCGGCATGGGCGAGGAGACGATGCGCGCCTGCGACCACCAGGCCCAGCGGGCCATCCCGGTCGTCCGCGGCCTCCCCGAGTCCGAACAGGGCGACGGGCAGTTCTTCGAGATCGTCGACATCACCGCGCGCGAGGACGTGGGCTACGGGTGCGACGAGGGCCCCGCCGCGGAGTGCGAACTCGGCGACTACGGCGACGAGTGA
- a CDS encoding ABC transporter ATP-binding protein, with protein sequence MSAIETANLTKRFGDVTALDDLSFSVPEGEIFGFLGPNGAGKSTTINILLGFTHPSAGSARVFGHDAGAESKRIRQRTGALLEGYGVYERITAREHVERAIRAKDADDDPMAILERVGIPEAADRTAGGFSKGMRQRMAIGMALVGDPDLLVLDEPSTGLDPNGTRELRDVIREENRRGATVFFSSHLIDQVEAVCDRVGILKDGRMVTEGSVSDLRAQLDAATVTVTVEQRAPESLLDDLRGISGVETAEATDNQVIVSARGGDAKLRALNRVERAGVGFADFTTDDPSLEEIFEVATLGPRGDRGGRDAAAASAEGEP encoded by the coding sequence ATGTCCGCCATCGAGACAGCGAACCTGACCAAGCGGTTCGGCGACGTGACCGCCCTCGACGACCTGTCCTTTTCGGTCCCCGAGGGCGAGATATTCGGCTTCCTCGGCCCCAACGGCGCGGGGAAGTCGACGACGATCAACATCCTGCTGGGGTTCACCCACCCCTCCGCCGGGTCGGCCCGCGTGTTCGGCCACGACGCCGGCGCCGAGAGCAAGCGGATCCGCCAGCGAACCGGCGCCCTGCTGGAGGGCTACGGCGTCTACGAGCGGATCACCGCCCGCGAGCACGTCGAGCGCGCCATCCGGGCGAAAGACGCCGACGACGACCCCATGGCGATCCTCGAACGCGTCGGCATCCCCGAGGCCGCCGACCGGACGGCCGGCGGCTTCTCCAAGGGGATGCGCCAGCGGATGGCCATCGGCATGGCGCTGGTCGGCGACCCGGATCTGCTCGTGCTCGACGAGCCCTCGACGGGGCTGGACCCCAACGGCACCCGCGAGCTGCGCGACGTGATCCGCGAGGAGAACAGGCGGGGCGCGACCGTCTTCTTCTCCAGCCACCTCATCGACCAGGTCGAGGCCGTCTGCGACCGCGTCGGCATCCTCAAGGACGGCCGGATGGTCACCGAGGGCAGCGTCTCGGACCTCCGGGCGCAGCTCGACGCCGCGACGGTCACCGTCACCGTCGAGCAGCGCGCCCCCGAATCCCTCCTCGACGACCTGCGCGGCATCTCCGGCGTCGAGACCGCGGAGGCGACCGACAACCAGGTCATCGTCTCGGCGCGGGGCGGCGACGCGAAGCTGCGGGCCCTGAACCGCGTCGAGCGGGCCGGCGTCGGCTTCGCCGACTTCACGACCGACGACCCCTCGCTTGAGGAGATCTTCGAGGTGGCGACGCTCGGTCCCCGCGGGGACCGCGGCGGCCGTGACGCCGCCGCGGCGTCGGCGGAGGGCGAGCCATGA
- a CDS encoding ABC transporter permease: MSWRTVMRDDLLGVRRSRLGQGVAATMFVFTAGIAVLVALAHFSSPGGDPPPFDTIMLLVGSLLSVILPFIAMLGSYGAIIQERESGSVRFLLGLPNSRFDAYAGKYLSRSALLVAATAVGLLVVAAVGFGVLREPDAAAFLLFAVATVAFGLLFVGFGLALSATLDSETQVTTGIISTYVLFRGLWPVLQWGGLYVTRPDGELGVRPYPEWYFYLGRLDPLNAYVKVVNVLFNDDRFHPLITNPQAAEVDYLAVSTPYAVAALAVWLVVVPVVGYLLFVDKDVL, from the coding sequence ATGAGCTGGCGGACGGTCATGCGCGACGACCTGCTGGGGGTGCGACGGTCGCGGCTGGGCCAGGGCGTCGCCGCGACGATGTTCGTGTTCACCGCCGGCATCGCCGTCCTCGTCGCGCTCGCGCACTTCTCCTCGCCGGGCGGGGACCCGCCGCCGTTCGACACGATCATGTTGCTCGTCGGGAGCCTCCTCTCGGTGATCCTCCCGTTCATCGCGATGCTCGGCAGCTACGGCGCGATCATCCAGGAGCGCGAGAGCGGCTCGGTCCGCTTTCTCCTCGGGCTCCCGAACTCCCGGTTCGACGCCTACGCGGGGAAGTACCTCAGCCGCTCCGCCCTGCTGGTCGCGGCGACCGCGGTCGGCCTGCTGGTCGTCGCCGCCGTCGGCTTCGGGGTCCTCCGCGAGCCCGACGCCGCCGCCTTCCTCCTCTTCGCCGTCGCCACCGTCGCGTTCGGCCTGCTGTTCGTCGGCTTCGGCCTCGCGCTCTCGGCGACGCTGGACTCCGAGACGCAGGTCACGACCGGCATCATCAGCACCTACGTCCTCTTTCGCGGGCTGTGGCCCGTCCTCCAGTGGGGCGGCCTCTACGTCACCCGTCCCGACGGCGAGCTGGGCGTCCGACCGTACCCCGAGTGGTACTTCTACCTCGGCCGGCTCGACCCGCTGAACGCCTACGTGAAGGTCGTGAACGTGCTGTTCAACGACGACCGGTTCCACCCGCTGATCACCAACCCGCAGGCCGCCGAGGTCGACTACCTCGCGGTCTCGACGCCCTACGCCGTCGCCGCGCTGGCCGTCTGGCTGGTCGTCGTCCCCGTCGTCGGCTACCTCCTGTTCGTCGACAAGGACGTGCTGTAG
- a CDS encoding acyl-CoA mutase large subunit family protein: protein MFDDEDLAAIRAAREEWEAETLDPVLDGYGERSGRFATVSNHEVDRLYTPEDVADLDYEEDLGFPGEPPYTRGVYPTMYRGRTWTMRQFAGFGTPSETNERFHYLIEEGQTGLSTAFDMPSLMGLDSDDPMSDGEVGREGVAVDTLRDMEIIFDGIDVGEVSTSFTINPSAPVIYAMYVAIADQQGVPREEIRGTLQNDMLKEFIAQKEWVVPPRPSLDIVVDTVEFAVSETPKFKPISISGYHIREAGSTAIQELAFTLADGLAYVEACRDRGLAVDEFAPQLSFFFNSHNAIFEEVAKFRAGRRIWARLMDEWYGAEDDASKAMKFHTQTAGQSLTAQQPLNNVVRVTIQALAGVLGGTQSLHTNSFDEALALPSEDAVRVALRTQQIIAEESGAADIVDPLGGSFAVEALTDEVEEEAMAYIEEIREMGDGSMREGVLRGIDEGYFHREIQDAAYEYQERVEDGEEVVVGVNAYTVEEDTEPEILTVDEEVQAKQRDRLADVKAERDDEAVEDALAALDDAIEADENVMPYVVDAVKAYATMGEIMSLFEAHHGSYQESASVA, encoded by the coding sequence ATGTTCGACGACGAGGACCTCGCCGCGATCCGGGCGGCCCGCGAGGAGTGGGAGGCCGAGACGCTCGACCCCGTCCTCGACGGCTACGGCGAGCGCTCCGGGCGGTTCGCGACGGTGTCGAACCACGAGGTCGACCGCCTCTACACCCCCGAGGACGTGGCCGATCTGGACTACGAGGAGGACCTGGGCTTCCCCGGAGAGCCACCCTACACCCGGGGAGTGTACCCGACGATGTACCGCGGGCGGACGTGGACGATGCGGCAGTTCGCCGGCTTCGGGACGCCGAGCGAGACCAACGAGCGGTTCCACTACCTCATCGAGGAGGGACAGACCGGCCTCTCGACGGCCTTCGACATGCCGTCGCTGATGGGCCTCGACTCGGACGACCCGATGAGCGACGGCGAGGTCGGCCGGGAGGGGGTCGCCGTCGACACCCTGCGGGACATGGAGATCATCTTCGACGGCATCGACGTGGGCGAGGTCTCCACCTCGTTCACGATCAACCCGAGCGCGCCGGTGATCTACGCGATGTACGTCGCCATCGCCGACCAGCAGGGGGTGCCCCGCGAGGAGATCCGGGGCACCCTCCAGAACGACATGCTCAAGGAGTTCATCGCCCAGAAGGAGTGGGTCGTCCCGCCCCGGCCCTCTCTGGACATCGTCGTCGACACCGTCGAGTTCGCCGTCTCCGAGACGCCGAAGTTCAAACCGATCTCCATCTCCGGCTATCACATCCGCGAGGCCGGCTCGACGGCGATCCAGGAACTCGCGTTCACGCTCGCCGACGGGCTGGCCTACGTCGAGGCCTGCCGCGACCGCGGGCTGGCGGTCGACGAGTTCGCGCCGCAGCTATCCTTCTTCTTCAACTCGCACAACGCTATCTTCGAGGAGGTCGCGAAGTTCCGCGCGGGCCGGCGGATCTGGGCGCGACTGATGGACGAGTGGTACGGCGCCGAGGACGACGCCAGCAAGGCGATGAAGTTCCACACCCAGACGGCCGGCCAGTCGCTGACCGCTCAGCAGCCGCTGAACAACGTCGTCCGGGTGACCATCCAGGCGCTCGCCGGGGTGCTGGGCGGCACCCAGAGCCTCCACACCAACAGCTTCGACGAGGCGCTGGCGCTACCCAGCGAGGACGCGGTCCGGGTCGCTCTGCGCACCCAGCAGATCATCGCCGAGGAGTCCGGCGCCGCCGACATCGTCGACCCGCTCGGCGGGAGTTTCGCCGTCGAGGCCCTGACCGACGAGGTCGAGGAGGAGGCGATGGCGTACATCGAGGAGATCAGGGAGATGGGCGACGGGTCGATGCGGGAGGGCGTCCTGCGGGGCATCGACGAGGGCTACTTCCACCGGGAGATCCAGGACGCGGCCTACGAGTACCAGGAGCGCGTCGAGGACGGCGAGGAGGTCGTCGTCGGCGTCAACGCCTACACCGTCGAGGAGGACACGGAGCCCGAGATCCTGACGGTCGACGAGGAGGTCCAGGCGAAACAGCGCGATCGGCTGGCAGACGTGAAGGCCGAGCGCGACGACGAAGCCGTCGAGGACGCGCTGGCCGCGCTCGACGACGCGATCGAGGCCGACGAGAACGTCATGCCGTACGTCGTCGACGCCGTGAAGGCCTACGCGACGATGGGCGAGATCATGTCGCTGTTCGAGGCCCACCACGGGAGCTACCAGGAGTCGGCCAGCGTCGCCTGA
- a CDS encoding EamA family transporter has protein sequence MFGLEPGLGYAVAASLILGVYLFCIKRYFGDYPSTVYVTVTFATSLLWYLPIAAVANDGRLLPAGFGAPGVGMLALTVGGSILAFLASFRAIAVGDVSYVAPISKIVAVFVLPIELVFLDEHLSAVQVAGVLVATAAVYVANYEPGKLLAPFARAVHSRPAQLALASAAIFGVVDVGKRVLTQELRVPPETFNLVMFAAVPLALAPLAARRWPDRGEGGVRADLHLFAGVGLLLAVAEHFVMLAFSTLSASLASPVVNTQAVVAVLLGGVVLGEENVRVRLAAAAFAVAGVTMITVG, from the coding sequence GTGTTCGGGCTCGAACCGGGACTGGGCTACGCGGTCGCGGCGTCGCTGATCCTCGGCGTCTACCTGTTCTGTATCAAGCGCTACTTCGGCGACTACCCCTCGACGGTGTACGTCACGGTCACGTTCGCCACGTCGCTGCTGTGGTACCTGCCGATCGCCGCGGTCGCGAACGACGGGCGCCTCCTCCCGGCCGGCTTCGGCGCGCCGGGCGTCGGGATGCTCGCGCTCACCGTCGGCGGGTCGATACTGGCCTTCCTCGCCTCCTTCCGGGCGATCGCCGTCGGCGACGTGTCCTACGTCGCGCCGATCAGCAAGATCGTCGCCGTGTTCGTCCTCCCCATCGAACTCGTCTTCCTGGACGAGCACCTGTCTGCGGTCCAGGTCGCGGGCGTGCTCGTCGCGACGGCGGCGGTGTACGTCGCCAACTACGAGCCGGGGAAGCTACTGGCCCCGTTCGCCCGCGCGGTCCACTCCCGGCCCGCCCAGCTGGCGCTGGCCAGCGCCGCGATATTCGGCGTCGTCGACGTGGGCAAGCGCGTGCTGACCCAGGAGCTGCGGGTGCCCCCGGAGACGTTCAACCTCGTCATGTTCGCGGCGGTGCCGCTGGCGCTCGCGCCGCTGGCGGCCCGGCGCTGGCCCGACCGGGGCGAGGGCGGCGTCCGCGCGGACCTCCACCTGTTCGCCGGCGTCGGACTGCTGCTGGCGGTCGCCGAGCACTTCGTGATGCTCGCGTTCTCGACGCTGTCGGCGAGCCTCGCGTCGCCGGTGGTCAACACCCAGGCCGTCGTCGCGGTGCTGCTCGGCGGGGTCGTCCTCGGCGAGGAGAACGTGCGCGTCCGGCTGGCCGCGGCGGCGTTCGCCGTCGCCGGCGTGACGATGATAACGGTCGGCTGA
- a CDS encoding DUF7331 family protein gives MSETQRPPERAAEQCGSFETIDGDLVLYDRENANAWIQTSYAIDFEDVRASGPAE, from the coding sequence ATGTCCGAGACGCAGCGGCCACCAGAGCGCGCGGCGGAACAGTGCGGGAGCTTCGAGACCATCGACGGCGACCTGGTGCTCTACGACCGGGAGAACGCCAACGCCTGGATCCAGACGAGCTACGCCATCGACTTCGAGGACGTACGCGCGTCGGGACCGGCCGAATAG
- a CDS encoding DUF5789 family protein — protein MELAELQEYLEQFDYPVASDELATACEGVTIELAEGERDLGGLLAHASADRFESADDAYTAVQNDLPREAVGEPYQSEGEG, from the coding sequence ATGGAACTGGCCGAACTACAGGAGTACCTCGAACAGTTCGACTACCCCGTCGCCAGCGACGAACTCGCCACAGCCTGCGAGGGCGTCACGATCGAACTCGCCGAGGGCGAGCGCGACCTGGGAGGGCTGCTGGCCCACGCGAGCGCGGACCGCTTCGAGTCCGCCGACGACGCCTACACCGCGGTCCAGAACGACCTCCCGCGCGAGGCCGTCGGCGAACCCTACCAGTCCGAGGGCGAGGGGTAA
- the thiD gene encoding bifunctional hydroxymethylpyrimidine kinase/phosphomethylpyrimidine kinase, with protein MTRREAPVSPPVVLAIAGSDSGGGAGIQADLKTIEAGGAFGTTAVTSVTAQNTTGVESTHVLPTAEIDAQCDAVVSDFDVAAVKTGMLATADVVELVTDRVAETAAPAVVDPVMVAASGDRLLASAAESAYEDLVAEATLVTPNADEAAVLTGVDPDDEAEAREAGERLVETGADAALVKGGHIDGGESDDVVDVLVTGDGVETFRHPRVDTDATHGSGCTLSSAVATRLAHGGDIEAAVASGIDLLARAVRYNLDVGEGPGAVHHAVELRDRAARDDTAEAVEGIVRAFVDGNVGPLVPEVGTNVAGATPYAERPDETAAVEGRITRTRSGAEPNRGVRFGASTNVARLLLAAREHDPDLRFAANLRYGDAVAAALADLDGPVAEFDPADDRADSVEWGVETAFDAVESTPAAVVDRGSYGSEPIAFVLARAPDALVDRTLAVLDAVEGGD; from the coding sequence ATGACACGACGGGAAGCGCCGGTCTCGCCGCCGGTCGTCCTCGCGATCGCGGGCAGCGACTCGGGCGGCGGCGCCGGCATCCAGGCCGACCTGAAGACGATCGAGGCCGGCGGCGCCTTCGGGACGACGGCGGTCACGAGCGTCACCGCCCAGAACACGACCGGCGTCGAGAGCACGCACGTCCTCCCGACCGCGGAGATCGACGCCCAGTGCGACGCCGTCGTCTCGGACTTCGACGTGGCCGCGGTCAAGACGGGGATGCTCGCCACCGCCGACGTGGTCGAACTCGTCACCGACCGCGTCGCCGAGACCGCGGCGCCGGCGGTCGTCGACCCGGTGATGGTCGCCGCCTCGGGCGACCGCCTGCTCGCCAGCGCGGCGGAGTCGGCCTACGAGGACCTGGTCGCCGAGGCGACGCTGGTCACGCCCAACGCCGACGAGGCGGCCGTCCTGACCGGAGTCGACCCCGACGACGAGGCCGAGGCCCGCGAGGCGGGCGAACGGCTGGTCGAGACGGGCGCCGACGCCGCGCTCGTGAAGGGCGGACACATCGACGGCGGCGAGTCCGACGACGTGGTCGACGTGCTCGTCACCGGCGACGGCGTCGAGACGTTCCGGCACCCGCGGGTCGACACCGACGCCACCCACGGCTCGGGCTGCACGCTCTCCTCGGCCGTCGCCACCCGGCTGGCCCACGGCGGCGACATCGAGGCGGCGGTCGCGTCTGGTATCGACCTCCTCGCGCGGGCGGTCCGCTACAACCTCGACGTGGGCGAGGGGCCGGGCGCGGTCCACCACGCGGTCGAACTGCGCGACCGGGCGGCCCGCGACGACACCGCCGAGGCCGTCGAGGGGATCGTCCGCGCGTTCGTCGACGGGAACGTCGGCCCGCTGGTCCCCGAGGTCGGGACGAACGTCGCCGGGGCGACCCCCTACGCGGAGCGGCCGGACGAGACCGCCGCCGTCGAGGGCCGCATCACCCGGACGCGGTCGGGCGCCGAGCCCAACCGCGGGGTGCGCTTCGGCGCGTCGACCAACGTCGCTCGCCTCCTGCTCGCCGCTCGCGAGCACGACCCCGACCTGCGGTTCGCGGCGAACCTCCGCTACGGCGACGCGGTCGCCGCGGCGCTGGCCGACCTCGACGGCCCGGTCGCGGAGTTCGACCCGGCCGACGACCGCGCCGACTCGGTCGAGTGGGGGGTCGAGACGGCCTTCGACGCGGTCGAGAGCACGCCCGCCGCCGTCGTCGACCGCGGCAGTTACGGGTCGGAACCGATCGCCTTCGTCCTCGCGCGGGCGCCCGACGCGCTCGTCGACCGGACGCTGGCGGTCCTCGACGCCGTCGAGGGCGGAGACTGA